From the genome of Clostridium sp. BNL1100, one region includes:
- the hydF gene encoding [FeFe] hydrogenase H-cluster maturation GTPase HydF yields the protein MSLTNTPGANRLHIALFGRRNSGKSSLINAITGQDIALVSEIAGTTTDPVYKAMELHPIGPVMFIDTAGFDDVGTLGELRIEKSRKAIEKTDVAIVFFSGTELSLEKEWTDELKKRKIPVIPVINKADILENTDDITKQVEDTLGLMPIIISAKEKTGLDKVREELIRAVPEDFEVSSITAHLVNEGDLVLLVMPQDIQAPKGRLILPQVQVIRDLLDLKCMVMSVTTDKLDNALKAMAKPPKLIITDSQVFDKVYAKKPEESLLTSFSVLFAEYKGDISAYIKGAEAIDALTEESAVLIAEACTHAPLSEDIGRVQLPRLLRQKVGEDLTVDIVSGADFPKDLSKYSLVIQCGCCMFNRKYVLSRIESAGAQNVSICNYGIAIAKLRGILEKVAL from the coding sequence ATGAGTCTTACAAATACACCGGGTGCAAACAGGCTGCACATTGCGCTATTCGGCAGAAGAAACAGCGGAAAATCTTCACTAATTAATGCAATAACGGGACAGGACATTGCGCTGGTATCCGAAATCGCCGGAACCACTACGGATCCCGTATACAAGGCAATGGAGCTGCATCCCATAGGCCCTGTTATGTTTATTGATACAGCGGGTTTTGACGATGTTGGTACTTTAGGAGAATTGAGAATAGAAAAAAGCCGTAAGGCCATTGAAAAAACAGATGTAGCCATCGTATTTTTCTCGGGAACAGAGCTTTCGTTGGAAAAGGAATGGACTGATGAGCTTAAAAAACGTAAAATACCGGTTATTCCTGTTATCAATAAAGCAGATATACTTGAAAATACCGATGATATAACAAAGCAGGTAGAGGACACTCTTGGACTGATGCCAATTATTATCAGTGCAAAGGAAAAAACCGGACTTGATAAAGTCAGAGAAGAACTCATAAGAGCCGTGCCGGAAGATTTTGAGGTAAGCAGCATAACAGCTCACCTTGTAAACGAAGGAGACCTGGTATTGCTGGTTATGCCTCAGGATATTCAGGCGCCAAAGGGTCGCCTGATTTTGCCCCAGGTGCAGGTAATCAGAGATTTGCTGGATTTAAAATGTATGGTTATGAGTGTTACTACCGACAAGCTTGATAATGCACTAAAGGCAATGGCAAAACCTCCAAAATTAATAATTACCGATTCTCAGGTGTTCGACAAGGTATATGCAAAAAAACCTGAAGAAAGCCTGTTGACATCATTTTCCGTGCTGTTTGCAGAATACAAAGGTGATATTTCTGCATACATTAAAGGTGCAGAAGCAATAGACGCACTAACTGAAGAATCAGCTGTTCTGATTGCAGAAGCCTGTACACACGCACCGCTCAGTGAGGATATCGGACGTGTACAGCTTCCAAGGCTTCTCAGACAAAAAGTGGGTGAAGACCTGACAGTTGACATTGTCAGTGGGGCGGACTTTCCAAAGGATTTGTCAAAATACTCACTGGTTATTCAGTGCGGCTGCTGTATGTTTAACAGAAAATATGTACTTTCTCGTATAGAGTCAGCAGGGGCCCAGAATGTAAGTATCTGCAATTACGGAATAGCAATTGCAAAGCTTAGGGGCATATTGGAAAAAGTGGCTTTATAA
- the hydG gene encoding [FeFe] hydrogenase H-cluster radical SAM maturase HydG, producing MYNSKSKKAEDFINDEEILETLEYARSNKENISLIEDILQKAAEYKGLSYREAAVLLECELDEVKEKVSKLAEHIKKKFYGNRIVMFAPLYLSNYCVNECRYCPYHGSNKHIARKQLSQEDIVREVMALQDMGHKRLALETGEDPENCPIEYVLDSIKTIYGIKHKNGAIRRVNVNIAATTVENYKKLKDAGIGTYILFQETYHKPTYEYLHPKGPKHNYAYHTEAMDRAMEGGIDDVGLGVLFGLNLYKYDFVGLLMHAKHLEDAMGVGPHTISVPRIRPADDVDLKEYSNAIPDSIFEKIVAILRIAVPYTGIIMSTRESEKTRGECLKLGVSQISGGSSTSVGGYVEKESENSAQFEVNDTRTMDEIVNWLLVLGYIPSFCTACYREGRTGDRFMRLVKSGAIAHVCHPNAIMTLKEYLEDYASEDTRAKGEKMIEKEVELLQNDDVKRIVKEHLSDLHDGKRDFRF from the coding sequence ATGTATAACAGCAAATCAAAAAAAGCCGAAGACTTTATTAACGACGAGGAAATTTTAGAAACACTGGAGTATGCCCGCAGTAACAAGGAGAATATATCGCTCATAGAAGATATCCTTCAAAAGGCAGCTGAGTACAAAGGATTAAGCTACAGGGAAGCAGCAGTATTACTGGAATGTGAGCTGGATGAGGTTAAAGAAAAGGTGTCTAAGCTTGCAGAGCATATTAAAAAGAAATTCTATGGAAACAGGATAGTAATGTTTGCACCTCTCTATCTTTCAAACTACTGTGTAAATGAGTGCAGATATTGCCCCTACCACGGCTCAAACAAGCATATAGCAAGAAAGCAGTTGTCTCAGGAGGACATAGTCAGGGAAGTTATGGCCCTGCAGGATATGGGTCACAAACGACTTGCACTTGAAACGGGAGAGGATCCGGAGAACTGTCCAATAGAATATGTATTGGACAGTATAAAAACAATTTACGGAATAAAGCACAAGAATGGTGCAATCCGCCGAGTTAATGTGAATATTGCCGCTACAACCGTTGAAAATTACAAAAAGCTCAAGGATGCGGGAATAGGAACCTATATATTATTTCAGGAAACTTATCATAAGCCAACATACGAGTACCTACACCCCAAGGGGCCAAAGCACAATTATGCTTATCATACTGAAGCCATGGACAGAGCAATGGAGGGTGGAATTGATGATGTAGGCCTTGGTGTCCTTTTTGGCCTGAACCTTTACAAATATGATTTTGTAGGTTTGCTTATGCACGCAAAGCATTTGGAGGATGCAATGGGAGTTGGGCCTCACACAATCAGCGTACCACGTATAAGGCCGGCGGATGATGTGGATTTGAAGGAGTATTCAAATGCAATACCTGACTCCATATTTGAAAAAATTGTAGCAATTCTTCGTATAGCAGTACCGTACACAGGTATAATCATGTCCACAAGAGAATCGGAGAAGACCCGTGGGGAATGTCTCAAATTGGGTGTTTCTCAAATTAGCGGAGGGTCTTCAACAAGTGTAGGCGGTTACGTAGAAAAAGAATCAGAGAACTCTGCACAATTTGAAGTAAACGATACAAGAACCATGGATGAAATAGTTAACTGGCTTTTGGTACTGGGGTATATTCCAAGCTTTTGTACAGCATGCTACCGGGAAGGTAGAACAGGGGACAGGTTTATGAGACTTGTTAAAAGCGGTGCAATTGCACACGTTTGTCATCCCAATGCAATTATGACACTAAAAGAATATCTGGAAGACTACGCATCGGAAGACACAAGAGCAAAAGGTGAAAAAATGATAGAAAAAGAAGTGGAGCTGCTGCAAAACGATGATGTTAAAAGAATCGTAAAAGAGCATTTAAGTGATCTCCATGATGGTAAGAGGGATTTCAGGTTCTAG
- a CDS encoding TM1266 family iron-only hydrogenase system putative regulator, which translates to METRIALIGIIVDDLSSAEKINLILHEFGKYIVGRMGIPYREKGVSIISVVVDAPNDVISSLSGKLGMLRGVNTKTVYSKI; encoded by the coding sequence ATGGAGACAAGGATTGCTCTGATAGGAATAATAGTTGATGATTTATCGTCAGCAGAAAAGATAAACCTGATTCTGCATGAATTTGGGAAATATATAGTCGGAAGAATGGGTATTCCATACCGTGAAAAGGGTGTCTCCATTATAAGCGTGGTTGTTGATGCCCCAAATGATGTCATCAGCTCACTTTCAGGGAAATTAGGAATGTTAAGGGGAGTCAATACAAAGACCGTTTACTCGAAAATATAA
- a CDS encoding IS1182 family transposase: MQHKNYTEFNGYYQLVLPLNLEMLIPEDDSVRLLSQILEGLNYTKLYKAYSSTGRKPAVDPKTMFKVITYANSNNIYSSRKIETACKRDINFMWLLQGESKPDHSTIARFRKDYLPEAIEDLFYQMVQHLHSIGEVKFENLFVDGTKIEANANRYTFVWKKVVNKNEAKMFEKIKACLEDINQSYLTNFSVSKDSILADLEQVLEYLKDKQKEDNIEFVHGIGKRKTQLQRFTEQFKEFKERQEKYNAHNQLFEGRNSYSKTDTDATFMHMKDDHMRNTQLKPAYNVQIGVESEYVTGIGIFQDRNDIATLIPFLKSMESNLGRCYENVIADSGYESEENYLYLEEKHQKSYIKPQTYEIWKKKSFKKDISKRENMQYDEEKDEYTCHNGKQLKMSGTTHRKSATGYRSEISIYECEDCSNCPYKSKCTKAQGNRKMQVSKTFVKKRQKSYENILTEKGILLRVNRSIQVEGAFGVLKSDYNFSRFLTRGKNSVKTEFILLCFGYNINKLHSKIQNDRCGKELHEVKAC, from the coding sequence ATGCAACATAAAAATTATACCGAATTTAACGGATACTATCAATTAGTTTTGCCTTTAAATTTGGAGATGTTAATACCTGAAGATGATTCTGTCAGACTGTTAAGCCAAATATTGGAGGGATTGAATTACACAAAGTTGTATAAGGCTTACTCTTCTACTGGAAGAAAACCGGCAGTTGACCCAAAGACCATGTTTAAGGTAATAACATATGCAAACTCAAATAACATATACTCAAGTAGAAAAATTGAAACTGCATGTAAAAGAGATATTAATTTCATGTGGTTGCTCCAAGGGGAATCAAAGCCAGATCACTCAACTATAGCCAGATTCCGTAAGGATTATCTTCCAGAGGCAATAGAAGACCTATTCTATCAAATGGTACAGCACCTGCATTCTATCGGAGAAGTTAAATTCGAAAACCTTTTTGTGGATGGTACTAAAATTGAGGCAAATGCAAACCGCTATACCTTTGTATGGAAGAAAGTAGTCAATAAAAACGAAGCAAAGATGTTTGAGAAAATAAAAGCTTGCTTAGAGGATATAAACCAGTCATATTTGACTAACTTTTCAGTATCAAAAGATAGCATATTGGCGGATTTAGAGCAAGTTCTTGAATATTTAAAGGACAAGCAAAAAGAAGATAACATAGAATTTGTTCATGGAATCGGAAAACGTAAAACTCAATTACAAAGATTCACAGAGCAGTTCAAGGAATTTAAAGAACGTCAGGAAAAATACAATGCCCATAACCAGCTGTTCGAGGGGAGAAACAGTTATTCCAAAACGGATACTGATGCAACATTCATGCATATGAAAGATGACCACATGCGTAATACTCAGCTAAAACCTGCCTACAATGTTCAGATTGGAGTTGAAAGCGAGTATGTTACTGGCATTGGAATTTTTCAGGATAGGAATGACATTGCTACACTAATCCCATTTCTAAAAAGTATGGAATCAAACTTAGGTAGATGTTATGAAAACGTAATTGCAGACTCTGGCTATGAGAGCGAAGAAAACTATCTGTATTTGGAAGAAAAGCATCAGAAAAGCTATATAAAACCTCAAACATACGAGATATGGAAGAAGAAAAGCTTCAAGAAAGATATCAGCAAGCGTGAAAATATGCAGTATGATGAAGAGAAAGATGAGTATACGTGCCATAATGGAAAACAATTAAAAATGTCAGGAACAACTCATAGAAAATCAGCAACAGGATATCGTTCCGAGATTAGCATATATGAATGTGAAGATTGCAGTAATTGCCCCTATAAGTCTAAGTGTACAAAAGCCCAAGGAAATCGCAAAATGCAGGTATCTAAGACATTTGTAAAAAAGAGACAAAAATCTTATGAAAACATCTTGACGGAGAAAGGCATTCTTCTAAGGGTAAATCGTTCCATCCAAGTTGAAGGAGCCTTTGGAGTTCTAAAAAGTGATTACAATTTCAGCCGTTTTTTAACACGAGGGAAAAACAGTGTTAAAACCGAATTTATCCTGCTATGTTTTGGCTATAACATAAACAAATTACACTCCAAAATTCAAAATGACCGATGTGGAAAAGAACTTCATGAAGTAAAAGCCTGCTAA